The following coding sequences lie in one Apium graveolens cultivar Ventura chromosome 3, ASM990537v1, whole genome shotgun sequence genomic window:
- the LOC141714905 gene encoding uncharacterized protein LOC141714905 has product MIEKTLSTFHPNTMILAQQNRERNFQKYGELISLLLMDEKNNELLLKNHQIRHTGSAQLPEVHNMTFLKNERGKGNRGGRGYGRNRGRGTFRGWFHNQNHSGHLKWQHDSYNSSHQKWQREVPNKRKAPQEGENRGICHRCGSEGHWKRTCRTPKHLVDLYESSKKNNGKRVETNFPNYNLVNEPVNKASNEIDTGANLYYGLDD; this is encoded by the coding sequence ATGATTGAAAAGACCCTTTCAACATTTCACCCCAACACTATGATCCTGGCTCAACAAAATAGGGAGCGTAATTTTCAGAAATATGGTGAGCTGATATCTCTCCTTCTTATGGATGAAAAGAATAATGAGTTGCTACTAAAAAATCATCAGATACGTCACACAGGCTCTGCCCAGTTACCTGAAGTACATAACATGACATTCCTGAAGAATGAACGTGGGAAAGGGAATAGAGGTGGACGGGGTTATGGACGAAACCGTGGACGTGGAACTTTCCGTGGTTGGTTTCACAATCAAAATCATTCTGGCCACCTGAAGTGGCAACATGATAGTTACAACTCTAGCCACCAGAAATGGCAACGTGAAGTGCCAAATAAAAGAAAGGCACCCCAAGAAGGAGAGAACCGAGGTATCTGTCATAGGTGCGGATCTGAGGGACACTGGAAACGTACTTGTCGCACACCTAAACATCTTGTTGATCTCTACGAGTCATCTAAAAAGAATAATGGAAAGAGAGTAGAAACCAACTTCCCTAATTATAATCTAGTTAATGAACCAgtcaataaggcctcaaatgaaATAGACACTGGTGCTAATCTTTATTATGGTTTAGACGACTAG